The proteins below are encoded in one region of Nitrospira lenta:
- a CDS encoding DUF2130 domain-containing protein, producing the protein MSEPTIICPNCKTEIKLTESLAAPLIESTRREYQKQLAQKDADVAKRDAALREREEALSRAQQTIDDQVAEKLKLERGKISVEEGKKAKLVLQTDIDQKTQALADLQEVIIQQNVKLTEAQKAQADLLRKQRELDDAKRELELTVEKRVQEGLATTREQAKKEAEEGLKLKVMEAEQTISSMQKQIEELKRKAEQGSQQLQGEVQELELEALLRAKFPRDTIEPVPKGEHGGDALQHVVGPNGQPCGTIIWESKRTKNWSDGWLAKLREDQRAAKAEIAVIVSQSLPKEIETFGLVENVWVTHTKTVLPVALTLRHTLIEVASARQASEGQQTKTEMVYQYLTGPRFRHRVEAIVEAFSSMQEDLDKEKKAIIKQWAKREEQIDRVMQATAGMYGDLQGIAGKTIQEIEGLELPALNPPGNNITPL; encoded by the coding sequence ATGAGCGAACCAACCATCATCTGTCCCAACTGTAAGACCGAGATCAAACTCACGGAGTCTCTCGCAGCTCCATTGATCGAATCCACACGCCGCGAATACCAGAAGCAACTGGCTCAGAAAGATGCCGATGTTGCGAAACGCGATGCTGCTTTGCGCGAGCGGGAGGAAGCACTTTCCAGGGCACAGCAGACAATCGATGATCAGGTGGCAGAAAAGCTCAAGCTGGAACGAGGCAAGATTTCGGTTGAAGAAGGGAAGAAAGCGAAGCTGGTTCTTCAGACAGATATTGACCAAAAGACGCAGGCTCTTGCCGATCTCCAAGAAGTTATCATTCAGCAGAACGTCAAATTGACCGAGGCGCAAAAAGCGCAAGCCGATCTTCTTCGCAAACAACGCGAGCTCGACGACGCCAAGCGTGAATTGGAGCTGACAGTTGAAAAGCGGGTCCAAGAGGGACTCGCGACCACCCGAGAACAGGCGAAGAAAGAAGCCGAGGAAGGGCTGAAGCTCAAGGTTATGGAAGCGGAGCAAACGATCTCTTCCATGCAGAAGCAGATCGAGGAGCTGAAGCGAAAGGCCGAGCAGGGTTCGCAGCAGCTTCAAGGGGAAGTTCAGGAATTAGAACTAGAAGCTCTCTTACGGGCAAAGTTTCCACGGGATACCATCGAGCCCGTTCCCAAAGGTGAGCATGGCGGTGATGCCCTTCAGCATGTTGTCGGACCGAACGGACAACCTTGCGGGACGATCATCTGGGAGTCGAAGCGAACCAAGAACTGGAGCGACGGCTGGCTGGCTAAGCTTCGCGAAGACCAGCGGGCGGCCAAAGCAGAGATTGCCGTGATCGTGAGCCAATCGCTCCCCAAAGAAATAGAAACATTCGGGTTAGTCGAGAACGTCTGGGTCACGCATACCAAAACGGTACTTCCTGTCGCCCTCACGCTCCGCCACACGCTCATCGAAGTCGCCTCAGCCCGTCAAGCGTCCGAGGGGCAGCAGACGAAAACGGAAATGGTCTATCAATACCTGACCGGACCTCGCTTCCGTCATCGGGTCGAGGCAATTGTCGAGGCGTTCTCCTCCATGCAGGAGGATCTCGATAAAGAGAAGAAGGCCATCATCAAGCAATGGGCGAAGCGAGAAGAGCAGATTGATCGGGTCATGCAAGCGACAGCGGGGATGTACGGAGATTTGCAGGGGATTGCAGGAAAAACGATTCAAGAGATAGAGGGGCTGGAGCTTCCTGCTTTGAACCCACCGGGAAATAATATCACACCACTGTGA
- a CDS encoding SNF2-related protein, with protein sequence MGSELTDLTPYHAKYFAHELTKRCPSDSIEKLASALVDAQVDLNPHQIEAALFAFRSPLSKGALLADEVGLGKTIEAGLVLSQKWAERKRRILVITPSNLRKQWHQELLEKFFLPCSILETKPYNDTVRQGHVRPFECDDIIICSYQFARTKAAEISLIRWDLVVIDEAHRLRNVYKPTNVIANTIKHALKDAPKLLLTATPLQNSLLELYGLVSVVDDRIFGDLKSFKEQFANLHNQATFETLKARLQPLCKRTLRRQVLPYVRYTKRLPMMQPFTPAENEDRLYHLVSDYLRRDNLQALPSSQRSLMTLVLRKLLASSSFAIAGALDSMSSRLRERLRLADGPNPLEEALEEDFETLDELAEEWDEEEAASKVLTEADRKAIQQEIDDLESFRKLAVSITHNAKGQALLTALRTAFGKAEQLGAAQKAIIFTESRRTQEYLLRVLADSPWKDHIVLFNGSNNDPRSKEIYQDWLQRHQGTDRITGSRSADLRSAIVDYFKEQGQIMIATEAGSEGINLQFCSLVVNYDLPWNPQRIEQRIGRCHRYGQKHDVVVVNFLNQNNEADQHVFRLLSEKFLLFEGVFGASDEVLGAIESGVDFEKRINDIYQRCRTPQEIKTSFDQLQSELGTQIDEAMTRARQLLFEHFDDEVREKLRVSDESSRLYLNRYERILMQLTRFELRDHADFLSDTSFRLHACPFKGEIPLGLYELPRRTREAHLYRLAHPLAEHVLEQAKNRQLDPAELTFEYGKHDGKVSVVEPLIGKSGVLTLSLFTVEALDQAEDYLISTGMTDSGEVLDEEAVRRLFSLPATVAQPESSVVEPPTLSKRTEERQDTIRRHISQRNAEFFEIEADKLDAWADDLKVGLEREIKEFDRQIKEARKAAVAALTLEEKLAGQKQIKAIESERGKRRRALFDAQDEIDRRRGQLISEIEGKLQQKVGSQQLFSVRWQVR encoded by the coding sequence GGGCGGAGCGAAAACGGCGCATCCTGGTCATTACTCCGTCCAACCTCCGCAAGCAGTGGCATCAGGAACTTCTGGAGAAGTTCTTTCTGCCCTGTTCCATTCTTGAGACGAAGCCCTACAACGATACGGTCCGCCAAGGTCATGTCCGGCCGTTCGAGTGCGACGACATCATCATCTGCTCCTACCAGTTTGCCCGTACCAAGGCTGCGGAGATCAGCCTCATACGCTGGGACCTCGTGGTGATCGACGAAGCCCACCGCTTACGGAACGTGTATAAGCCGACGAATGTCATTGCCAACACCATCAAGCACGCCCTCAAGGACGCACCGAAGCTGCTCCTTACTGCTACGCCACTGCAGAATTCGTTGCTCGAACTGTATGGGCTGGTCAGTGTGGTGGATGACCGCATCTTCGGCGACCTCAAGAGCTTCAAAGAGCAGTTTGCGAACCTGCACAACCAAGCCACGTTCGAAACCCTGAAAGCCCGTCTGCAGCCGCTCTGCAAGCGCACGCTTCGCCGCCAAGTCTTGCCGTATGTGCGCTACACCAAGCGCTTACCGATGATGCAGCCCTTTACGCCGGCTGAAAATGAAGATCGGCTCTATCATTTAGTGTCCGACTATCTCCGTCGCGACAACCTGCAAGCGCTCCCATCAAGCCAGCGATCCCTGATGACGCTCGTCCTCCGCAAGTTGTTGGCCTCGTCTTCGTTTGCAATCGCCGGAGCGCTGGACTCAATGAGCTCGCGTCTCCGTGAACGTCTTCGACTCGCCGATGGGCCAAACCCGCTTGAGGAAGCCCTGGAGGAGGACTTTGAGACACTCGATGAGCTGGCGGAGGAGTGGGACGAGGAAGAAGCCGCCTCGAAAGTGCTCACTGAGGCGGACCGCAAAGCCATCCAACAGGAAATTGACGACCTCGAAAGCTTCCGCAAGCTGGCGGTGTCGATTACTCATAATGCAAAGGGGCAAGCGCTCCTCACCGCCCTGCGCACGGCCTTTGGCAAAGCAGAACAATTAGGTGCGGCACAAAAGGCCATCATCTTTACTGAATCACGTCGTACCCAGGAATATCTCCTCCGAGTCCTGGCCGATAGCCCCTGGAAAGACCACATCGTTCTCTTTAACGGCTCGAACAACGACCCCCGCTCAAAGGAAATCTACCAAGATTGGCTTCAGCGCCATCAAGGGACAGATCGAATTACCGGGTCACGTTCAGCCGACCTGCGCTCTGCGATCGTGGATTACTTCAAGGAGCAGGGCCAGATCATGATCGCCACAGAAGCAGGATCAGAAGGAATTAATCTCCAATTCTGCTCGCTCGTCGTGAACTATGATCTCCCCTGGAATCCCCAGCGGATCGAGCAGCGCATCGGCCGCTGCCACCGGTACGGGCAAAAGCACGATGTCGTCGTGGTGAACTTCCTCAATCAGAACAACGAAGCCGATCAGCACGTCTTTCGGCTACTCTCTGAGAAATTCCTGTTGTTTGAAGGCGTCTTTGGGGCCAGCGACGAAGTGCTGGGCGCAATTGAGTCCGGCGTGGATTTCGAAAAGCGGATTAACGACATCTATCAACGGTGCCGTACCCCACAGGAGATCAAGACCTCCTTCGACCAATTGCAAAGTGAGCTTGGCACCCAGATCGACGAGGCTATGACTCGTGCCCGCCAGCTGCTATTTGAACACTTTGATGATGAGGTGCGAGAAAAACTGCGCGTGAGCGACGAGAGCTCACGGCTGTATTTGAATCGATATGAGCGCATCCTGATGCAACTCACGCGCTTTGAGCTGCGCGATCATGCCGACTTCCTTTCGGACACCTCGTTCCGGCTTCATGCCTGTCCTTTCAAAGGAGAGATCCCGCTTGGGCTCTATGAACTGCCTCGTCGAACCCGGGAAGCCCATCTCTATCGCTTGGCACATCCACTGGCAGAGCATGTGCTGGAGCAGGCAAAGAACCGCCAGCTCGATCCGGCAGAACTGACGTTCGAATATGGCAAACACGATGGCAAAGTCAGTGTGGTGGAGCCGCTTATTGGCAAGTCCGGAGTCCTGACCCTCTCTTTGTTCACCGTAGAAGCGTTGGATCAAGCTGAAGACTATCTCATTTCAACGGGGATGACCGACAGCGGCGAAGTGTTGGACGAGGAAGCCGTTCGGCGCCTGTTCTCCCTGCCTGCCACAGTCGCGCAGCCGGAGAGCTCCGTGGTTGAGCCTCCAACGCTCAGTAAGCGGACGGAAGAACGTCAGGACACTATTCGGCGGCACATCTCGCAGCGCAATGCCGAATTCTTCGAGATCGAAGCCGACAAGCTGGACGCCTGGGCCGATGACTTGAAGGTAGGGCTAGAGCGAGAGATCAAGGAGTTCGATCGGCAGATCAAGGAAGCCAGGAAAGCCGCCGTGGCAGCGCTCACTCTGGAAGAGAAGCTCGCCGGTCAAAAGCAGATCAAGGCGATCGAATCCGAACGAGGCAAGCGCCGCAGGGCGTTGTTTGATGCCCAAGATGAGATCGATCGTCGTCGCGGACAGCTCATCTCAGAAATTGAGGGCAAGTTGCAACAAAAGGTAGGCTCCCAGCAACTATTTTCAGTTCGCTGGCAGGTACGGTAA